One part of the Raphanus sativus cultivar WK10039 chromosome 7, ASM80110v3, whole genome shotgun sequence genome encodes these proteins:
- the LOC108815403 gene encoding F-box/LRR-repeat protein At5g02910 isoform X2, whose translation MTKRVESESNGISTTVRSPSHRSRSNGGSDFISSLPDEVLQHILSYIPTEYAVRTSALSKRWKHVWRETPSLSFHCHTWDHHPVSISKTLASFFTAPKLTSFHIHVTFNPNNSSLTSSSHVNSWIELALSREADKISLVIIGSDNVLPDLFFTNSSVKQLRLALGHRGSYDYRNMIPKPTVVWTSLRNLSLECFSLPDESLANILSGCPMLESLVLINCPKLGHLDLSNSPKLTSLNYVGETTRGDGFHQDMVLKMLQKLQNVENLTIGPIVLQLLSVAELCGLPFPQLQAKSLTVTTMVVRSVIPSLARLLQNSPGLQKITLNTISYRGIPDAEFNRHLRKQGLNPDGCWRLEYGDFPTTKQTYSHCVVATRAKSKHVVSFIKLVLQHSKAVDTVVLRLGGYLNATEYEKLLRMVPTFTGNKNVRTRGQGKRLLNVLKITPRTVCV comes from the exons ATGACGAAGAGGGTCGAAAGTGAGAGTAACGGAATCTCGACCACCGTAAGAAGCCCTAGCCACCGCTCCCGTTCAAACGGCGGTTCAGATTTCATCAGCTCACTACCGGACGAGGTCCTCCAACACATCCTCTCCTACATTCCGACAGAGTACGCAGTCAGAACCTCCGCCTTGTCCAAACGATGGAAGCATGTATGGCGCGAAACCCCTTCTCTCTCCTTTCATTGCCACACATGGGATCATCATCCTGTTTCCATAAGCAAAACCCTAGCTAGCTTCTTCACGGCTCCCAAACTCACGAGTTTCCATATCCATGTTACCTTCAATCCTAATAACTCCTCTTTAACTTCATCATCACATGTTAATAGCTGGATCGAGCTCGCTCTGTCCCGGGAGGCTGACAAAATCTCTCTCGTCATTATCGGTTCCGATAATGTGCTTCCAGATCTTTTCTTTACCAATTCCTCTGTAAAGCAGCTCAGATTGGCTTTAGGTCATCGTGGCAGCTATGATTATCGCAACATGATTCCCAAACCTACGGTCGTTTGGACATCGTTGAGGAACTTGTCTCTGGAATGTTTCAGTCTGCCCGATGAATCCCTAGCTAATATCCTCTCTGGTTGTCCAATGCTTGAAAGCCTGGTATTGATTAACTGTCCAAAACTTGGTCATCTTGATCTGAGCAACTCACCCAAGCTGACAAG CCTAAACTATGTCGGAGAAACAACGAGGGGTGATGGTTTTCATCAAGATATGGTGCTAAAGATGCTACAAAAGTTGCAAAACGTAGAGAATCTTACTATTGGACCAATCGTCCTTCAG cTTCTATCTGTTGCCGAGCTTTGTGGTCTTCCTTTTCCCCAACTCCAGGCTAAATCTTTGACTGTtacaacgatggttgttcgcTCTGTTATTCCTTCCTTAGCAAGGCTGCTACAAAACTCACCTGGATTACAGAAGATAACACTTAACACAATATCTTATAGAGGCATACcg GATGCGGAGTTTAACAGACACTTGCGTAAGCAAGGCTTGAATCCTGATGGATGCTGGAGATTGGAATATGGGGACTTTCCAACGACAAAGCAGACCTATTCACACTGTGTTGTTGCTACGCGAGCAAAGTCAAAACATGTGGTTTCCTTCATAAAACTTGTGCTGCAACACTCAAAGGCAGTAGATACGGTGGTTTTAAGGTTGGGTGGTTACCTTAATGCAACAGAGTACGAAAAGCTGCTTCGAATGGTTCCAACGTTCACTGGCAACAAAAATGTCAGAACTCGTGGTCAAGGAAAGCGGCTCCTGAACGTTTTAAAGATTACTCCACGAACCGTGTGTGTATAA
- the LOC108815403 gene encoding F-box/LRR-repeat protein At5g02910 isoform X1, with product MTKRVESESNGISTTVRSPSHRSRSNGGSDFISSLPDEVLQHILSYIPTEYAVRTSALSKRWKHVWRETPSLSFHCHTWDHHPVSISKTLASFFTAPKLTSFHIHVTFNPNNSSLTSSSHVNSWIELALSREADKISLVIIGSDNVLPDLFFTNSSVKQLRLALGHRGSYDYRNMIPKPTVVWTSLRNLSLECFSLPDESLANILSGCPMLESLVLINCPKLGHLDLSNSPKLTRLEIVFGPYFGTLKIVAPHIQYLKLIGSLEPCTLVDVSSLTDAYFSLNYVGETTRGDGFHQDMVLKMLQKLQNVENLTIGPIVLQLLSVAELCGLPFPQLQAKSLTVTTMVVRSVIPSLARLLQNSPGLQKITLNTISYRGIPDAEFNRHLRKQGLNPDGCWRLEYGDFPTTKQTYSHCVVATRAKSKHVVSFIKLVLQHSKAVDTVVLRLGGYLNATEYEKLLRMVPTFTGNKNVRTRGQGKRLLNVLKITPRTVCV from the exons ATGACGAAGAGGGTCGAAAGTGAGAGTAACGGAATCTCGACCACCGTAAGAAGCCCTAGCCACCGCTCCCGTTCAAACGGCGGTTCAGATTTCATCAGCTCACTACCGGACGAGGTCCTCCAACACATCCTCTCCTACATTCCGACAGAGTACGCAGTCAGAACCTCCGCCTTGTCCAAACGATGGAAGCATGTATGGCGCGAAACCCCTTCTCTCTCCTTTCATTGCCACACATGGGATCATCATCCTGTTTCCATAAGCAAAACCCTAGCTAGCTTCTTCACGGCTCCCAAACTCACGAGTTTCCATATCCATGTTACCTTCAATCCTAATAACTCCTCTTTAACTTCATCATCACATGTTAATAGCTGGATCGAGCTCGCTCTGTCCCGGGAGGCTGACAAAATCTCTCTCGTCATTATCGGTTCCGATAATGTGCTTCCAGATCTTTTCTTTACCAATTCCTCTGTAAAGCAGCTCAGATTGGCTTTAGGTCATCGTGGCAGCTATGATTATCGCAACATGATTCCCAAACCTACGGTCGTTTGGACATCGTTGAGGAACTTGTCTCTGGAATGTTTCAGTCTGCCCGATGAATCCCTAGCTAATATCCTCTCTGGTTGTCCAATGCTTGAAAGCCTGGTATTGATTAACTGTCCAAAACTTGGTCATCTTGATCTGAGCAACTCACCCAAGCTGACAAGGTTGGAGATAGTTTTTGGTCCATACTTCGGAACATTAAAGATTGTAGCACCACACATCCAATATTTGAAATTGATTGGGTCTCTTGAACCATGTACATTAGTGGATGTCTCCTCTTTAACCGATGCTTATTTCAGCCTAAACTATGTCGGAGAAACAACGAGGGGTGATGGTTTTCATCAAGATATGGTGCTAAAGATGCTACAAAAGTTGCAAAACGTAGAGAATCTTACTATTGGACCAATCGTCCTTCAG cTTCTATCTGTTGCCGAGCTTTGTGGTCTTCCTTTTCCCCAACTCCAGGCTAAATCTTTGACTGTtacaacgatggttgttcgcTCTGTTATTCCTTCCTTAGCAAGGCTGCTACAAAACTCACCTGGATTACAGAAGATAACACTTAACACAATATCTTATAGAGGCATACcg GATGCGGAGTTTAACAGACACTTGCGTAAGCAAGGCTTGAATCCTGATGGATGCTGGAGATTGGAATATGGGGACTTTCCAACGACAAAGCAGACCTATTCACACTGTGTTGTTGCTACGCGAGCAAAGTCAAAACATGTGGTTTCCTTCATAAAACTTGTGCTGCAACACTCAAAGGCAGTAGATACGGTGGTTTTAAGGTTGGGTGGTTACCTTAATGCAACAGAGTACGAAAAGCTGCTTCGAATGGTTCCAACGTTCACTGGCAACAAAAATGTCAGAACTCGTGGTCAAGGAAAGCGGCTCCTGAACGTTTTAAAGATTACTCCACGAACCGTGTGTGTATAA
- the LOC108818459 gene encoding nascent polypeptide-associated complex subunit beta, with protein sequence MNREKLMKMANTVRTGGKGTVRRKKKAVHKTNTTDDKKLQSTLKRVGVNSIPGIEEVNIFKDDSVIQFLNPKVQASVAANTWAVSGTPQTKKLQDILPQIISQLGTDNLDNLKKLAEQFQKQAPGGGADVPATIQEDDDDDDDVPELVAGETFETPSPEEAAKATAS encoded by the exons ATGAATAGGGAGAAGTTGATGAAGATGGCTAACACTGTCCGCACTGGCGGTAAAGGGACTGTAAGAag gaagaagaaggCTGTTCACAAGACAAACACGACCGACGACAAGAAGCTACAAAGCACTCTCAAGAGAGTTGGAGTCAACTCCATTCCCGGTATCGAAGAAGTTAACATCTTTAAGGATGACTCTGTGATTCAGTTCCTTAACCCTAAAG TTCAAGCTTCCGTTGCTGCTAACACATGGGCTGTGAGCGGTACACCACAGACCAAAA AGTTGCAAGACATACTTCCACAGATTATCAGCCAACTTG GAACTGATAACTTGGACAACCTAAAGAAGCTAGCAGAGCAGTTCCAGAAACAGGCACCAGGTGGAGGAGCTGATGTTCCAGCGACTATCCAAGAAGATGACGACGACGATGATGATGTCCCAGAACTTGTAGCGGGAGAGACTTTCGAGACTCCTTCTCCTGAAGAAGCTGCTAAAGCTACTGCCTCCTAA
- the LOC108815405 gene encoding zinc finger BED domain-containing protein DAYSLEEPER-like codes for MAKEMQVKFAKYWEDYSIILAMGAIFDPRLKLQVLEKLYETLDPSTSSLKTKELKTHLTTLYKEYQDRTWGSSSGSSTSYTPTPQDLVNESPLEDDLDSDLFELERSLGSNLGNTRTHLDVYLDEERLDRKSFPNLDVLNYWRENQARFGDLAMMARDILSIPITTVASESAFSIGARVLTPYRSRLLPKNVQALLCTIEDVDDMCNEDARKNTTTSGIEGSRSEDSNVR; via the exons ATGGCTAAGGAAATGCAAGTTAAATTTGCCAAGTATTGGGAGGATTACAGCATCATTTTGGCTATGGGTGCAATTTTTGATCCAAGGCTGAAGTTACAAGTTCTTGAGAAGCTTTATGAAACTTTGGATCCTTCTACTTCTAGTTTAAAAACTAAAGAGCTTAAGACTCATTTGACTACACTTTATAAAGAGTATCAAGATAGGACTTGGGGCAGTTCTTCTGGTTCTTCAACTTCATATACACCAACTCCACAGGATCTGGTTAATGAATCTCCTCTTGAAGATGATTTAGACAGT GATCTCTTTGAATTGGAAAGAAGCCTTGGGAGTAATCTAGGAAACACAAGAACACATTTAGATGTGTATCTTGATGAGGAGAGGCTAGATAGAAAGTCTTTTCCCAATTTGGATGTATTAAACTATTGGAGGGAAAACCAAGCTCGATTTGGTGATTTGGCAATGATGGCGCGTGACATACTTAGTATACCTATCACGACAGTAGCATCTGAATCGGCTTTCAGTATCGGAGCTCGGGTTCTAACTCCATACCGAAGTCGCTTGCTTCCCAAGAATGTCCAGGCTTTGCTCT GTACAATAGAAGATGTTGATGATATGTGCAACGAAGATGCTAGGAAGAATACAACTACTTCTGGAATCGAGGGTTCAAGATCAGAAGATTCAAATGTGCGTTGA